In Acidobacteriota bacterium, the genomic stretch GAGCCGCCCGACGGCACGTTCAACCTCCAGGTGGAACCGTACGCGATCGCGAACGCCACGACCAACACGGTGGCGCGGCGCGACGATCTCGACGCGGCGATCGGTTTCGATGCGCGGTACGCGGTCACGAGCAGCCTCACGCTGGACTTCACGTACAACACCGACTTCGCGCAGGTCGAGATCGACGAACAGCAGGTGAACCTCACGCGGTTCAGCCTGTTCTTTCCCGAGAAACGGGACTTCTTCCTCGAGGGGCAGGGGGTCTTCGATTTCGCGGGCTCGGGCGCCAGGCGGGCGACGGCGGTCGATGACACGCCGACGCTCTTCTTCAGCCGGCGGATCGGGCTGAGCGAAGGGCAGCCGATTGCCATCCAGGCCGGCGCACGGCTGATGGGGCGCGTCGGGCCGACGTCGATCGGCGTGCTGAACATCCAGACGGAGGAGGCGCCGGAGGCGGGCGCCGCGGCGACCAACTTCTCGGTCGTCCGGATCAAGCACGACGTGCTGCGGCGCAGCAGCGTGGGACTGATCGCGACACGCCGCAGCCCCACGATCGCCGGTCGGGGCTCGAATCAGGTGTACGGCGCGGACGCCAACCTCGTGTTCTTCGAGAATCTCCAGATCAACGGGTACTACGCGACCTCGGAGACGACCGGCCTCTCCGGTGACGCCTCCAGCCACAGGGCGCAGGCACGCTATGCCGCCGATCGCTACGGCCTCGAGGTGGAGCACCTCAAGGTTGGCCCGGCGTTCAACCCCGAGATCGGATTCATGCGCCGGGAAAACTTCCGCCGGAGCTACGCGCTCGCCAGGTTCAGCCCACGCCCGCGCTCGCTCCCCGGCGTCCGAAAGCTGGCCTGGGAGGCGAGCATCAGCCGGTACACCGGCGCGGACGGCGCGCTCGAGACCCAGCAGGAAGTGGGCACGTTTCGCACGGACCTCCACAACAGCGACTGGTTCAGCGTGAGTTACATCCACAGCCACGAGGTCCTGCCACGCGCGTTTCGCGTGGCCGGCGGCGCCGTGGTTCCACGAGGCGAGTACAGGTTCCAGGAGGTCGAAGCGACGTACCAGCTCGGGCCGCAGCGGCGAGTCAACGGCACGTTCACGCTGAGGAGCGGCGGCTTCTTCGCGGGGGAGCGCACCGAGTTCGGGTATACAGGGCGCGCGCGGATCACACGGAGGTTCGCGGTGGAGCCGCGCGCAGCCGTCAACTGGATCGACGTGCCCGAGCGCGCCTATCGCGTCACGTTGCTCGGCGCACGTCCCACGTTCGCGCTGACGCCAAGGATGTTCGTCAGCGCCCTCGTCCAGTACAACTCGGCGCTCCGCTCGCTGGAAATGAATGCGCGGCTCCGCTGGGAGTACCAGCCGGGCAGCGACCTGTTCCTCGTCTACGCCGATGGACGCGACACCGCAGCCAGGGGCTATCCGGACTTGCAGAACCGCGCCATCGCCGTGAAGCTGTCGCGCTTCCTTCAGTTCTGAGCCGTTTTCGACGCCGGGCCGCGCTTGACGTCCCGGACCATCCGCTTGATCTGCTCGCGCATCTGCACCGCGTCGAATACCACGCCACCCCGGATCGTGTACTTGACGCCGCCCACGCGCTCGGTCCGCCCCTTCTCCGCGCTGTAGCGGAGGTGCCCCGTCCCATAGAGGACCTTCAGGTTGACGAGCGGGTTCTGATCGACCAGGAACAGGTCCGCGATCTTGCCAACCTCCACGCTGCCGAGGTCGTTGTCGACGCCGAGGAACTCGGCGCCATAGAGCGTGGCCGAGCGAATGACCTCCGTGGTGTTCAGCCCCGCCTGCTGGAGCAGCTCCAGTTCCCGGATCAGGCCGAAGCCGTAGAGGCCGTAGCCGCTTCCCGAGTCGGACCCCGCGACAATCCGGCCGCCACGGCGGTTGTATTCCTTCAGGAACCGTTGCCACTTGTAGAAGAAGTGATACCAGTTCGCCTCGTCCTCCGTCTTCCAGTCGAGGATCCCGGGATGGTTGCCGATCTGCAGCTCCCAGCCCGCCAGGAGGCCGGGAGAGGAGAACTCATCGTGCCAGTCCGCCCGCCGCCGCGCCGCGGTGTCCCGCAAGTAGTCGTAAAAGAACTGTGTGGGGGCGAGCGTGAAGTCCAGCCCGAGGAGTTCATCCATCACCTTGTTCCATTCCGGTGAACCCGGCTCGACGGCCTGCTGCCACGTGCGGCCCGCATCACGCCAGCGGTCCTGCTCGTTGTTGTACACGTAGTCCGGCTCCCAATGGGGGATGCTCCGTTCGGCGAGCATCGATTCCGCCAGCCCGTACCAGTGGTCCTGGCGCCCCAGGCCCATGCGCGCAGCCTCCACGATGTTGAGGCGCCCGGCGCCCCGCTGCTCGAGGTGCATGGTGGTCTTCAGCCCGAGCTGGCGCGCCTCCTCGAGGATCGCCGCCGTCACCTTCGGTGGATTGCCTCTCAGCTTCAGCCCCACGGCGCCGGCCTTCGTGACCGCCCGGACCCACTCGCGGCCTCGCTCCGGCGTCGTGATCGGACCCGCGAAATCGAAACCTACCGGGTAGCCGTCCGTTGACAGCCGCGCGTAGGGAAACACCCGCGGAGCGATGACTTCGTTGTTGCGTACCTTGCCACTGAGATCGACGGTCCATTTCAGCCCGTCGCTGCTCACGACGTCCACGACCGCCGTAATCCCGTGAGCGAGGTTCAGGTAGTAGTAGTACTCGGGGCCGAGGCCGGTCCGCTTCGAGGCCGGTCCGGGAATGTGGACGTGCGAGTCGATCAGACCCGGGAGCAGATACATGCCGCGCGCGTCGATCTCGTGATCGCCTCGCGCCGGGCGGCCCGCTTCGTCGATCCTGCCCAGGGGATGTCCCGCGATCCTGATCTGCGTGATGCGATCGCCTTCCACGACGACGTCCGCCGGACCATAGGGAGGACCGCCGGTGCCGTCGACGATCATCGCGCCGCGGATCGCCAGTCGTTTGAACGGACCCTGTTGCAGCGTCTGTCCGTCGGATTGCGCGGGCACTCCGCTCAGAAAGACCAGCGTGAGCGCAGCGAACAGCAGGGCGCGGCGTCTATCGATCATCGCAACGCGGTTGTATGACATGGTTCCCTCTCAAGACAGAGGCGCGGTGGCGAAAGTCGGCCAAGTCTAGAAGCGGGATGGCGGGCTGTCAACGGCGCCGGGCGTCGATGACAGCAAATTCGGGAACGCCGCTCGCGCACGACGCGCAGCGGGGCTGCGTACGCGTCGGCCTCTCCGGATCTCTGTTTGTCACCGCCATGTAATTAGATGTCTCCGCGCGGTTTGTGCCTTGCCTGACCCTCCGGATTGGGGCACACTCCGCTCGCCGTTTGTGGAGGCGGGTGTCGGCAGTCGTGTTCATGCGCAATGGGGAGGGGATTGTGATGGAGATGAGACCGCGGATGCTGATCGCCCTGCTCGCCGCGCTCGCCCTGATGAGCGGGCTGGCGTCGGCGCAGGGGCGCGCAGAAGGATCAATCGCAGGACAGGTACAGGACGGCACGGGAGCGATCCTGCCGGGCGTGACTGTCGTCGCGACGAATGAAGCCACGGGCTTCACGCGCGAAGCCGTCGCGGATGCCGAAGGAAACTTCCGACTGCCCGCCCTGCCCCCAGGCTCGTACGTGGTCACCGCGACGCTGACCGGTTTCTCGACGTTCAAGAGAAGCGTGGTGGTCTCCGTCGGATCCGAGAACCGGCTGACCATTCCGCTCGCGGTCGGCAGCATCCAGGAGAGCGTGACGATCACCGGAGAAGCGCCGCTCGTGGACACCTCGCGGACGGAGCAGGCGTCGACGATCGCCGAGAGCGAGGTCCGCGCGCTGCCCACCAACAGCCGTGACTTCCTCGAGTTCGCTCTGTTGAGCCCCGGCGTCGTCCGCGGCCGGACGAGCGGAGCGGGGTGGGGCGGCGACGCCGGCTTCTCGGCCTCCGGCAACCGCGGGGACCAGAACGGCATCAACATCGACGGCCTGGTCAACAAGACCATGGACACCGGTGAAGAGATCGGGAACTTCAGCCAGGAGGCGGTGCAGGAATTCCAGGTCGTGACGCAGAGCGCGCCGGCCGAGTACGGCGGCGCGGCGGGCGGCACGATCAACGCCGTCACCAAATCGGGCACGAACCAGCTGTCCGGTTACGGGTTCATGTTCCTGCGGCACAACGCGTTCGACAAGCCCGCGTTCAACTGCTGCGAGACGGGGACCGACGGCGTCAGGACCGCTGTTCCCGAGGACGAGGCGGACGAGTTCCAGCGCCTGATCACGGGGATCGCGATCGGCGGGCCGATCAGGAAGGACAAGGCGTTCTTCTACGCCGTGTTCGACCGCACCAGCAACAACGAGCCGCGCATCCGGACGATCCGCCAGACGACGATCGACACCGTGCGGCGCATCGCGCTGCCGAACATCGCCGACGACGAATCGAACCGGGTGACGCAGTTCAAGCCGAAGTCGACGAAGGGGTCGATCAAGGTCGACTACACGCTGTCGCGCAAGCACAACGCGTCCGTGCGGTACTCGTTCGCCGACAACTTCTCGCCGGCGGGAACCGCGAACGGCCAGACGTCGATCGACGTGTCGTCGGAGAGCAAGAACCGCTTCAACCTCGCGAGCGCGTCGCTGACGTCGTTCCTCTCGGAGAAGACGCTGAACACGCTGCGGTTCCAGTACAACGACGACAACAACGAGGTGAGCTGGCCGCACCGCGGCGGCCTCGAGAACATCACGAACTGGGACGCCGGGCTCCTCATCAGCGGCGGGACCGGCGGGACCTTCGGCGGCGGCAGCTCGGGCAGCTTGAACAAGCA encodes the following:
- a CDS encoding carbohydrate binding family 9 domain-containing protein; translated protein: MRNSSLCSPRRRQHGALPASSAIALASARVALLLSLPGLVSAAPAAEASITMRAVRLAAPLALDGRLDETVYGEVPSTTDFVQQYPRGGEPATEQTEAWVFFDATHVYVALRCWDSQPDRMVADEMRRDNTNIWLNDNVIVVLDTFHDRRSAFFFQTNPLGGVRDALVINESSVNYDWNTVWDVRSQRTEHGWTTEMAIPFKSLRYPATSPQRWGFNVMRVVRSKNEQTLLSGVPPTYGAQGFSNLAFAAALEGIEPPDGTFNLQVEPYAIANATTNTVARRDDLDAAIGFDARYAVTSSLTLDFTYNTDFAQVEIDEQQVNLTRFSLFFPEKRDFFLEGQGVFDFAGSGARRATAVDDTPTLFFSRRIGLSEGQPIAIQAGARLMGRVGPTSIGVLNIQTEEAPEAGAAATNFSVVRIKHDVLRRSSVGLIATRRSPTIAGRGSNQVYGADANLVFFENLQINGYYATSETTGLSGDASSHRAQARYAADRYGLEVEHLKVGPAFNPEIGFMRRENFRRSYALARFSPRPRSLPGVRKLAWEASISRYTGADGALETQQEVGTFRTDLHNSDWFSVSYIHSHEVLPRAFRVAGGAVVPRGEYRFQEVEATYQLGPQRRVNGTFTLRSGGFFAGERTEFGYTGRARITRRFAVEPRAAVNWIDVPERAYRVTLLGARPTFALTPRMFVSALVQYNSALRSLEMNARLRWEYQPGSDLFLVYADGRDTAARGYPDLQNRAIAVKLSRFLQF
- a CDS encoding amidohydrolase family protein, with amino-acid sequence MSYNRVAMIDRRRALLFAALTLVFLSGVPAQSDGQTLQQGPFKRLAIRGAMIVDGTGGPPYGPADVVVEGDRITQIRIAGHPLGRIDEAGRPARGDHEIDARGMYLLPGLIDSHVHIPGPASKRTGLGPEYYYYLNLAHGITAVVDVVSSDGLKWTVDLSGKVRNNEVIAPRVFPYARLSTDGYPVGFDFAGPITTPERGREWVRAVTKAGAVGLKLRGNPPKVTAAILEEARQLGLKTTMHLEQRGAGRLNIVEAARMGLGRQDHWYGLAESMLAERSIPHWEPDYVYNNEQDRWRDAGRTWQQAVEPGSPEWNKVMDELLGLDFTLAPTQFFYDYLRDTAARRRADWHDEFSSPGLLAGWELQIGNHPGILDWKTEDEANWYHFFYKWQRFLKEYNRRGGRIVAGSDSGSGYGLYGFGLIRELELLQQAGLNTTEVIRSATLYGAEFLGVDNDLGSVEVGKIADLFLVDQNPLVNLKVLYGTGHLRYSAEKGRTERVGGVKYTIRGGVVFDAVQMREQIKRMVRDVKRGPASKTAQN